In Megalopta genalis isolate 19385.01 unplaced genomic scaffold, iyMegGena1_principal scaffold0435, whole genome shotgun sequence, one DNA window encodes the following:
- the LOC117228511 gene encoding protein no-on-transient A-like isoform X2, whose translation MGGARSPSVKPKQQNASAKNRNNKPRERNLPGGGNRGPRGRKGGTCLSGGRGGGMVGGNRNNNGPMKMSDSMDGDTTMSEGMGMSMGRGGGMRGGRGGRGGGDRNMGNRSQDDRLMERLMSISGPTHELPPQETTEKKFSGRNRLYIGNFTNDVTEEEIKQMFQQYGEISDLFLNKEKNFAFLRMDYRVNAEKAKDELNGTMCKGRAVRVRSAPVSSTIKVKDLTVWTSNELLGRAFSVFGEIERAVVIVDDRGRTTGEGIVVFCRKQSAQLALRKCTEECYFITASLRPVVVELFEQQDDVDGFPDKILPRKHPEFFKARDIGPRFAQLGSFEHEYGTRLKQLHEVYKQKKEALNREMAMEEEKLEAQMEFEHYEYETEVLRDQLRMREADRERQKRECEMKERQAEEERTREEELRRRQQEEMAIRIKRLEEELHRREQENNLFMQEQAMRTGGGGGGMGEKNYDSVSNSDRDGYGQPDGVSCMPVMFVAVAG comes from the exons ATGGGAGGAGCACGTTCGCCGAGTGTAAAACCAAAGCAGCAGAATGCATCTGCAAAAAACAGGAACAATAAGCCACGAGAACGTAATCTACCGGGCGGCGGAAATCGTGGACCGCGTGGTCGGAAAGGCGGTACATGCTTGTCAGGCGGACGCGGCGGTGGAATGGTTGGAGGAAATAGGAATAACAATGGACCG ATGAAGATGAGCGATTCTATGGATGGAGATACTACTATGTCTGAAGGAATGGGTATGAGTATGGGACGAGGTGGCGGAATGcgtggaggacgaggaggacgaggaggtgGTGATAGAAATATGGGAAATCGTTCACAAGAT GATCGTTTAATGGAGCGCCTTATGTCTATTAGTGGACCTACTCATGAGTTACCACCACAGGAAACAACAGAAAAAAAATTCAGTGGGCGTAATCGTTTGTATATTGGAAATTTCACAAATGATGTGACTGAAGAAGAAATTAAACAAATGTTTCAACAATATGGAGAAATATCTGACCTCTTTCTAAATAAAGAGAAAAATTTTGCGTTTCTTAGAATG GATTACAGAGTGAATGCTGAGAAAGCAAAGGATGAATTAAATGGTACCATGTGCAAAGGTCGTGCAGTCAGAGTACGCTCTGCACCAGTTTCATCCACAATTAAAGTTAAAGATCTGACTGTATGGACTTCAAATGAATTGCTTGGAAGAGCGTTTAGTGTCTTTGGTGAAATCGAGCGTGCAGTAGTTATTGTAGATGACAGAGGAAGAACAACTGGTGAAGGAATTGTAGTGTTTTGTAGAAAACAGTCCGCTCAACTTGCTCTACGAAAGTGTACAGAAGAATGTTATTTCATAACTGC TTCTTTACGACCAGTCGTCGTTGAACTATTTGAACAACAAgacgacgtagacggtttcccTGATAAAATTTTGCCACGGAAACATCCAGAATTTTTTAAGGCTCGAGATATTGGGCCAAGGTTTGCACAATTGGGAAGTTTTGAGCACGAATATGGAACAAGATTGAAACAGCTTCATGAAGTTTACAAGCAAAAGAAAGAAGCACTGAATAGAGAAATGGCAATGGAAGAAGAAAAGTTGGAAGCTCAAATGGAGTTCGAACATTATGAATATGAAACAGAAGTGTTAAGAGATC AGCTACGCATGCGGGAAGCGGATCGTGAACGGCAAAAGAGAGAATGTGAAATGAAAGAAAGACAAGCTGAAGAAGAAAGAACGCGCGAGGAAGAATTAAGAAGAAGACAGCAGGAAGAAATGGCTATACGTATCAAGAGACTAGAAGAAGAGTTACATAGGCGTGAAcaagaaaataatttgtttatgcag GAGCAAGCAATGAGAACTGGCGGCGGAGGTGGTGGCATGGGAGAAAAGAACTACGATTCCGTTAGTAATAGTGATCGCGATGGATACGGACAACCTGATG GTGTAAGCTGTATGCCAGTG
- the LOC117228511 gene encoding protein no-on-transient A-like isoform X1 codes for MGGARSPSVKPKQQNASAKNRNNKPRERNLPGGGNRGPRGRKGGTCLSGGRGGGMVGGNRNNNGPMKMSDSMDGDTTMSEGMGMSMGRGGGMRGGRGGRGGGDRNMGNRSQDDRLMERLMSISGPTHELPPQETTEKKFSGRNRLYIGNFTNDVTEEEIKQMFQQYGEISDLFLNKEKNFAFLRMDYRVNAEKAKDELNGTMCKGRAVRVRSAPVSSTIKVKDLTVWTSNELLGRAFSVFGEIERAVVIVDDRGRTTGEGIVVFCRKQSAQLALRKCTEECYFITASLRPVVVELFEQQDDVDGFPDKILPRKHPEFFKARDIGPRFAQLGSFEHEYGTRLKQLHEVYKQKKEALNREMAMEEEKLEAQMEFEHYEYETEVLRDQLRMREADRERQKRECEMKERQAEEERTREEELRRRQQEEMAIRIKRLEEELHRREQENNLFMQEQAMRTGGGGGGMGEKNYDSVSNSDRDGYGQPDGVSCMPVGPKSFMDAYNSMDRGSRGGYNDDRAQIMDLMDMRVDMGNMGGGRGGGGGSGRWQGGNDRNRQDDYPNKRRRY; via the exons ATGGGAGGAGCACGTTCGCCGAGTGTAAAACCAAAGCAGCAGAATGCATCTGCAAAAAACAGGAACAATAAGCCACGAGAACGTAATCTACCGGGCGGCGGAAATCGTGGACCGCGTGGTCGGAAAGGCGGTACATGCTTGTCAGGCGGACGCGGCGGTGGAATGGTTGGAGGAAATAGGAATAACAATGGACCG ATGAAGATGAGCGATTCTATGGATGGAGATACTACTATGTCTGAAGGAATGGGTATGAGTATGGGACGAGGTGGCGGAATGcgtggaggacgaggaggacgaggaggtgGTGATAGAAATATGGGAAATCGTTCACAAGAT GATCGTTTAATGGAGCGCCTTATGTCTATTAGTGGACCTACTCATGAGTTACCACCACAGGAAACAACAGAAAAAAAATTCAGTGGGCGTAATCGTTTGTATATTGGAAATTTCACAAATGATGTGACTGAAGAAGAAATTAAACAAATGTTTCAACAATATGGAGAAATATCTGACCTCTTTCTAAATAAAGAGAAAAATTTTGCGTTTCTTAGAATG GATTACAGAGTGAATGCTGAGAAAGCAAAGGATGAATTAAATGGTACCATGTGCAAAGGTCGTGCAGTCAGAGTACGCTCTGCACCAGTTTCATCCACAATTAAAGTTAAAGATCTGACTGTATGGACTTCAAATGAATTGCTTGGAAGAGCGTTTAGTGTCTTTGGTGAAATCGAGCGTGCAGTAGTTATTGTAGATGACAGAGGAAGAACAACTGGTGAAGGAATTGTAGTGTTTTGTAGAAAACAGTCCGCTCAACTTGCTCTACGAAAGTGTACAGAAGAATGTTATTTCATAACTGC TTCTTTACGACCAGTCGTCGTTGAACTATTTGAACAACAAgacgacgtagacggtttcccTGATAAAATTTTGCCACGGAAACATCCAGAATTTTTTAAGGCTCGAGATATTGGGCCAAGGTTTGCACAATTGGGAAGTTTTGAGCACGAATATGGAACAAGATTGAAACAGCTTCATGAAGTTTACAAGCAAAAGAAAGAAGCACTGAATAGAGAAATGGCAATGGAAGAAGAAAAGTTGGAAGCTCAAATGGAGTTCGAACATTATGAATATGAAACAGAAGTGTTAAGAGATC AGCTACGCATGCGGGAAGCGGATCGTGAACGGCAAAAGAGAGAATGTGAAATGAAAGAAAGACAAGCTGAAGAAGAAAGAACGCGCGAGGAAGAATTAAGAAGAAGACAGCAGGAAGAAATGGCTATACGTATCAAGAGACTAGAAGAAGAGTTACATAGGCGTGAAcaagaaaataatttgtttatgcag GAGCAAGCAATGAGAACTGGCGGCGGAGGTGGTGGCATGGGAGAAAAGAACTACGATTCCGTTAGTAATAGTGATCGCGATGGATACGGACAACCTGATG GTGTAAGCTGTATGCCAGTG GGCCCAAAGTCTTTCATGGATGCTTATAACTCTATGGATCGTGGTAGCCGAGGGGGTTATAATGACGATCGTGCTCAGATAATGGATTTGATGGATATGAGGGTCGATATGGGTAATATGGGAGGTGGTCGTGGAGGCGGTGGTGGTAGCGGACGTTGGCAAGGTGGAAATGATCGAAATCGTCAGGACGATTATCCTAATAAAAGGAGACGTTACTGA
- the LOC117228511 gene encoding protein no-on-transient A-like isoform X3, whose amino-acid sequence MKMSDSMDGDTTMSEGMGMSMGRGGGMRGGRGGRGGGDRNMGNRSQDDRLMERLMSISGPTHELPPQETTEKKFSGRNRLYIGNFTNDVTEEEIKQMFQQYGEISDLFLNKEKNFAFLRMDYRVNAEKAKDELNGTMCKGRAVRVRSAPVSSTIKVKDLTVWTSNELLGRAFSVFGEIERAVVIVDDRGRTTGEGIVVFCRKQSAQLALRKCTEECYFITASLRPVVVELFEQQDDVDGFPDKILPRKHPEFFKARDIGPRFAQLGSFEHEYGTRLKQLHEVYKQKKEALNREMAMEEEKLEAQMEFEHYEYETEVLRDQLRMREADRERQKRECEMKERQAEEERTREEELRRRQQEEMAIRIKRLEEELHRREQENNLFMQEQAMRTGGGGGGMGEKNYDSVSNSDRDGYGQPDGVSCMPVGPKSFMDAYNSMDRGSRGGYNDDRAQIMDLMDMRVDMGNMGGGRGGGGGSGRWQGGNDRNRQDDYPNKRRRY is encoded by the exons ATGAAGATGAGCGATTCTATGGATGGAGATACTACTATGTCTGAAGGAATGGGTATGAGTATGGGACGAGGTGGCGGAATGcgtggaggacgaggaggacgaggaggtgGTGATAGAAATATGGGAAATCGTTCACAAGAT GATCGTTTAATGGAGCGCCTTATGTCTATTAGTGGACCTACTCATGAGTTACCACCACAGGAAACAACAGAAAAAAAATTCAGTGGGCGTAATCGTTTGTATATTGGAAATTTCACAAATGATGTGACTGAAGAAGAAATTAAACAAATGTTTCAACAATATGGAGAAATATCTGACCTCTTTCTAAATAAAGAGAAAAATTTTGCGTTTCTTAGAATG GATTACAGAGTGAATGCTGAGAAAGCAAAGGATGAATTAAATGGTACCATGTGCAAAGGTCGTGCAGTCAGAGTACGCTCTGCACCAGTTTCATCCACAATTAAAGTTAAAGATCTGACTGTATGGACTTCAAATGAATTGCTTGGAAGAGCGTTTAGTGTCTTTGGTGAAATCGAGCGTGCAGTAGTTATTGTAGATGACAGAGGAAGAACAACTGGTGAAGGAATTGTAGTGTTTTGTAGAAAACAGTCCGCTCAACTTGCTCTACGAAAGTGTACAGAAGAATGTTATTTCATAACTGC TTCTTTACGACCAGTCGTCGTTGAACTATTTGAACAACAAgacgacgtagacggtttcccTGATAAAATTTTGCCACGGAAACATCCAGAATTTTTTAAGGCTCGAGATATTGGGCCAAGGTTTGCACAATTGGGAAGTTTTGAGCACGAATATGGAACAAGATTGAAACAGCTTCATGAAGTTTACAAGCAAAAGAAAGAAGCACTGAATAGAGAAATGGCAATGGAAGAAGAAAAGTTGGAAGCTCAAATGGAGTTCGAACATTATGAATATGAAACAGAAGTGTTAAGAGATC AGCTACGCATGCGGGAAGCGGATCGTGAACGGCAAAAGAGAGAATGTGAAATGAAAGAAAGACAAGCTGAAGAAGAAAGAACGCGCGAGGAAGAATTAAGAAGAAGACAGCAGGAAGAAATGGCTATACGTATCAAGAGACTAGAAGAAGAGTTACATAGGCGTGAAcaagaaaataatttgtttatgcag GAGCAAGCAATGAGAACTGGCGGCGGAGGTGGTGGCATGGGAGAAAAGAACTACGATTCCGTTAGTAATAGTGATCGCGATGGATACGGACAACCTGATG GTGTAAGCTGTATGCCAGTG GGCCCAAAGTCTTTCATGGATGCTTATAACTCTATGGATCGTGGTAGCCGAGGGGGTTATAATGACGATCGTGCTCAGATAATGGATTTGATGGATATGAGGGTCGATATGGGTAATATGGGAGGTGGTCGTGGAGGCGGTGGTGGTAGCGGACGTTGGCAAGGTGGAAATGATCGAAATCGTCAGGACGATTATCCTAATAAAAGGAGACGTTACTGA
- the LOC143263268 gene encoding plexin domain-containing protein 2-like, protein MACERWCFNRGCAGAVRGWPCVLLLLAFYVFEPGVADNEPNRYYQYQLDQSRGQSLVDDGSIEFSYLSDDEDHELARERRDVQDKLDTLVLHDRYTSTPVPAFQQATSEQPKSQPQQQQEQPDQQQSKQQQLQQPQQQSEVAVDTRNTPANVSYSTDTGESSTVSSASTTTKAKQENTNVVIFPQTAANANKTWVGQNGWMNLSKWATAPERTPTEANRNSAKAATEPTSEAADDKDESDSNLGDISIEKFSDLTNKTLTQHNITKMEYDTHQYYNSTFTIDEAVGKKYWVDIDNHPELKVNYLLSQSHRRATTVKLKFDFPFYGHKVRNITIATGGFLYTGEYVHSWLAATQYIAPLMANFDTRLSNDSFVKYADNGTAFTVEWEKVSLHDKPDAGAFTFQVTLHQNGDIVFVYSVIPLMVKKIEDTAHPVKVGLSDAYIMDRIAFFVRRKTIYEYHRVNFNRQDIRNWTVIYLNALPTCLEMDNCKDCLTKLKDFDCKWCSLLNQCSTGTFRSRQDWLSKGCETRKIKDVEYCPLRTRAYEEHEEEYNHVVHMHSEETVTVSEMNVELAGNPKYVFQKSRNSNMNMGVSGIIGILMVVGLGVGLVGWAAYAYRNPHSASGQMLIRYRPSQWSWRRGEARYTAATIHM, encoded by the exons ATCGTTACTACCAGTACCAGCTGGATCAGTCGAGAGGCCAATCGTTGGTCGACGATGGATCAATCGAATTCTCCTACTTGTCCGACGACGAGGATCACGAGCTGGCTAGGGAGCGCCGGGATGTGCAAGATAAGCTGGACACATTGGTACTCCATGACCGATACACTTCGACACCAGTGCCTGCCTTCCAGCAGGCTACCTCGGAACAGCCCAAGTCGCAACCCCagcagcagcaagaacaaccggatCAACAACAGTCGAAGCAGCAGCAATTGCAGCAGCCACAACAGCAGTCAGAAGTAGCTGTCGACACTCGAAACACACCGGCGAACGTGTCCTATTCGACGGACACCGGCGAATCCTCAACCGTCTCCTCCGCTTCGACGACAACAAAGGCGAAACAGGAGAACACTAATGTCGTCATCTTCCCGCAGACGGCCGCCAATGCGAATAAGACGTGG GTCGGGCAAAACGGGTGGATGAACCTGTCGAAATGGGCAACCGCACCGGAGAGAACACCGACGGAGGCGAACAGAAACTCCGCAAAAGCTGCGACAGAGCCGACCAGCGAGGCTGCGGACGACAAAGACGAGTCCGACAGCAATCTCGGTGACATTTCGATTGAGAAATTCTCGGACCTAACGAACAAGACTCTAACGCAGCATAACATCACGAAAATGGAGTACGACACGCATCAATATTACAACAGCACGTTCACCATCGACGAGGCCGTGGGCAAAAAGTACTGGGTGGACATAGACAATCATCCGGAACTGAAGGTTAATTATCTACTCAGCCAGAGTCATCGCCGAGCTACA ACCGTCAAGCTGAAGTTCGACTTCCCATTTTATGGACACAAAGTGCGCAACATTACTATCGCCACCGGCGGCTTCCTGTACACCGGCGAGTATGTTCACAGTTGGCTGGCAGCTACACAGTACATTGCCCCGTTGATGGCGAATTTCGACACGCGTCTGTCGAACGACAGTTTCGTCAAGTACGCTGACAACG GAACGGCGTTTACGGTTGAATGGGAGAAGGTGTCCCTCCACGACAAACCGGATGCCGGCGCGTTCACCTTCCAGGTGACTCTGCACCAGAACGGCGACATCGTGTTCGTCTACTCAGTGATCCCTCTGATGGTGAAGAAGATCGAGGACACGGCGCATCCCGTTAAAGTTGGCCTCAGCGACGCTTACATCATGGACAGAATAGCGTTCT TTGTTCGCAGAAAGACCATATACGAGTATCACCGCGTCAACTTCAACCGGCAGGACATCAGGAACTGGACCGTGATCTACCTGAACGCGTTGCCCACCTGTCTGGAAATGGACAACTGCAAGGATTGCTTGACCAAATTGAAAGACTTCGACTGCAAATGGTGCTCGTTGCTGAATCAGTGCAGCACGGGGACGTTCAGGTCGCGGCAGGACTGGCTGTCGAAAGGTTGTGAAACCAGGAAGATCAAGGATGTCGAATATTGTCCCTTAAGGACCAGAGCGTACGAAGAGCACGAAGAAGAGTACAATCATGTCGTGCACATGCACTCCGAGGAGACCGTCACCGTCAGCGAGATGAACGTGGAATTGGCTGGAAATCCAAAATATGTCTTCCAGAAAT CTCGGAACAGCAATATGAACATGGGAGTTTCTGGAATAATTGGAATCCTGATGGTGGTCGGTCTGGGCGTAGGTTTAGTGGGCTGGGCTGCATACGCTTATCGCAATCCTCACAGTGCGTCCGGGCAGATGTTAATTAGG TATCGACCAAGCCAGTGGAGTTGGCGAAGAGGTGAGGCACGTTACACGGCGGCAACAATTCACATGTGA